CATCCGCGGTTTTGGTCGCGGCAATCACTCGCACACCGAGGGCTTTGCCCAGTTGCACGAACGACGGGCCGGCGCAGTGGCTGGCGTCGGTCACCAGGGCAAATTGCCCGGGTTTGACTCGCGCCAGGTCGGCGTAGGCAAAATAAGCGATCAATAGCGGCGTGTAGTGCACGCTGGCTTCGATCGGGCTGAGTACATCCGGGTAGCGGGTCAGCGCCGAGCGCGGCAGAACGATCTGTTCGCCGTAGACCGGGTAGTCGTTGGGGCTTTCGGCCGGAAAGCTGGCGACCTTGTCACCAACGACCAGGTCATCGACGCCTTCGCCGACCATCGTGACCACGCCGGCCATTTCATGACCGAGGCCAGAAGGCAGACGAGCATGGGATGAAGCCAGGTTCTGGCGCCAGAGAATGTCGTACCAGCTGATGCCAATCGCTTCGACGCGCACCTGCACTTCGCCCGGCGCAGGCAGGGCTGCCGCATGCTCTTCGCATTTGAGCACCTCGGCTGGACCAAACTTGTGAAAACGGATCGTGCGGGACATCGCAAACCTCGTCAAAGAAACCTCTAATGCCCTGAACTCTATCTGGGCTTTCTACCCAAGACCATCAGTGGCTATTAATAGTCGACATGCCTGTCATTGATTCCGCAGCGACGGCGACATCACCCAATGCCGTAAAAACCGAAGCAGCCTTTCAGAAAAAACTGAATTACCCTGTGCAGAGTACCAGCCTTTGCCCGTAAGATTCATGCCGGCCATTGTTCTCATATGGTCGCTCACGTCAAGTTTGCTGAATCTGCCAGGACTCCAGATGAATCGTAATGACCTGCGTCGTGTCGACCTGAACCTGTTGATCGTTTTCGAAACACTGATGCACGAACGCAGCGTGACCCGCGCTGCGGAAAAATTGTTCCTCGGCCAACCGGCCATCAGTGCGGCACTCTCGCGCCTGCGCGGGTTGTTCGATGACCCGCTGTTCGTGCGCACCGGCCGCAGCATGGAGCCTTCCGCCCGGGCTGTGGAAATTTTCGCCCTGCTCTCGCCGGCCCTGGATTCGATTTCGACCGCGGTCAGTCGTGCTGCGGAATTCGACCCCGCAACCAGCACCGCGGTGTTCCGCATTGGCTTGTCGGATGATGTCGAGTTCGCGCTACTGCCGATGCTGCTCAAGCGGCTGCGCGCGGAATCGCCGGGGATCGTGCTGGTGGTGCGTCGGGCCAACTACATCCTGATGCCGAGCCTGCTGGCCTCGGGCGAGATATCCATCGGCGTCAGCTACACCGCCGACCTGCCGGCCAACGCCAAGCGCAAAGTTCTGCGTCGCAGCATGCCGAAACTGTTACGAGCCGACACGGTGCCGGGGCCATTGAGTCTGGATGACTTCTGCGCCCGCCCCCACGCGTTGGTTTCATTCGCGGGCGACCTGAGCGGCTTTATAGATGAGGAACTCGAGAAACTGGGGCGCAAACGGCATGTGGTGCTGGCTGTGCCGCAGTTCAATGGACTCAGTACACTCATCAGTGGCACCGATATTGTTGCGACCGTGCCTGATTACACGGCTGAAGCGTTGACGGCGGCTGGCGGTGTGCGGGCTGAAGATCCGCCGTTGCCGGTGCGCAGTTTTGAGTTGCATATGACTTGGCGCGGGTCGCAGGATAATGATCCCGGTGAGCGTTGGTTAAGGTCGCGGATTCAGATGTTCTTCGGGGACCCCGATAGCCTGTAATGAAATTCCACTGAATTCCAAAAAAACCTTTAATAACAAGTTGTTATAGGAAAATTAGTCCATTACCGCCTGTCTAAATCCACTGGATTCCAGAACTTATGGGGGCATAATTGGGGGCAAGTTTCGACTTTTAAAAAACGGTGCCCCCACCGATGCCCCCAGATAACGCCCCTGTTTTCAGACGAAAACTCAGCGATGCCTTCATCCGCTCGCTGACCGAACCCGGCAAACACGCCGACGGCGAAGTCCCTGGTCTCTACTTGGAGGTGAGGGCGTCGAGCAAGCTTGGAAAACCCCCTTCCAAGTCCTGGCGCTTAAAGTATCGGCTGCACGGCAAGGAGAACCGTTTTTCGATCGGTGCGTACCCCGACATCGGGCTGAAGGAGGCGCGCGACATTGCCCGCGGCGCACGCCGCGACGTGGCCAACCACATCGCCCCGCTCAAAGCCAAGACCGCCAAGATCGAGACACAGCTGCTCAACGAAGAGCGCACCTTCGCGTACGTGGCCGAGCAATGGCTGACATTCAAGTCCGCCGAGCTGGTGACCAAATCCATCGCGGGGTTTCGCGGAGCGCTGAACAACCACATCTTGCCTGCCATTGCCAGCAAGCCCGTTAGCGAGATCAAGCTGGAACACATCACCACGATCCTCACCGAACTGCGCCGCCAGCGCACAATGGCCATGGCCCGGCGTGTGCGCACCATCATCCGTGCCATCCTGGGATTTGCCGAGGGGCGGGGCTGGGTGGAGCGCAACGTGGCGCT
The Pseudomonas lini DNA segment above includes these coding regions:
- a CDS encoding zinc-dependent alcohol dehydrogenase family protein, with protein sequence MSRTIRFHKFGPAEVLKCEEHAAALPAPGEVQVRVEAIGISWYDILWRQNLASSHARLPSGLGHEMAGVVTMVGEGVDDLVVGDKVASFPAESPNDYPVYGEQIVLPRSALTRYPDVLSPIEASVHYTPLLIAYFAYADLARVKPGQFALVTDASHCAGPSFVQLGKALGVRVIAATKTADEREYLLSLGAEKVIVTEEEDLLMRINKITDNRGVDVVFDGLGGPQMSLLGDVLAPRGSLVLYGLQGGNQTPFPACAAFQKNIQFFVHCIGNFTGKPELGIVQDQAALQRALRDINQLTADRVLLPLKTRVFPFSEFVEAHRYMDECPCRERVALLVEPA
- a CDS encoding LysR family transcriptional regulator: MNRNDLRRVDLNLLIVFETLMHERSVTRAAEKLFLGQPAISAALSRLRGLFDDPLFVRTGRSMEPSARAVEIFALLSPALDSISTAVSRAAEFDPATSTAVFRIGLSDDVEFALLPMLLKRLRAESPGIVLVVRRANYILMPSLLASGEISIGVSYTADLPANAKRKVLRRSMPKLLRADTVPGPLSLDDFCARPHALVSFAGDLSGFIDEELEKLGRKRHVVLAVPQFNGLSTLISGTDIVATVPDYTAEALTAAGGVRAEDPPLPVRSFELHMTWRGSQDNDPGERWLRSRIQMFFGDPDSL